One Alkaliphilus sp. B6464 genomic window carries:
- a CDS encoding polysaccharide pyruvyl transferase family protein → MEKKLKIALFGMYGLYNYGCEAIARGTYELIKQAWPNSDVILYTRFPKEDKQIVNDLDITIKRAPEKKGAILRRIINRILRMINIEQKLIIWDAEAVVNECDLVFSVGGDIYTIPKYILKNKKETKHSGIVEFGNTVLRSKPYVIWGASIGPFGEKPEVRDYYFRHLKQVDQIFCREETSFNYLNKNNVNGNVQLCSDPAFYIKDTSKQKYKKSSNIRIALNLSPLSVFEQVGESNSFKEQVIETIQDLLSISNTEVVLVPHVLSPLSNKDNDLDYLKDIYDSIPNNIVKSVSLLEGAEGFLGTKEFLKTCDIVIAARMHCAVNAVCEGIPTIFLAYSQKAIGMANYIYNDTKWVIHLMDIKKELKNKTVEMLTSKDEISKDIKSRITKIRSDESRIIELFRNIK, encoded by the coding sequence ATGGAAAAAAAGTTGAAAATTGCTTTATTTGGCATGTATGGTTTATATAATTATGGCTGTGAGGCTATTGCAAGGGGTACATATGAATTAATAAAACAAGCATGGCCTAATAGTGATGTTATTTTATATACGAGATTCCCTAAAGAAGATAAACAAATAGTGAATGATTTGGATATCACTATTAAGAGAGCACCTGAAAAAAAAGGAGCGATATTAAGACGTATTATAAATAGAATATTAAGAATGATTAATATAGAACAGAAATTAATTATTTGGGATGCTGAAGCTGTAGTAAATGAATGTGATCTTGTGTTTTCGGTAGGCGGAGATATCTATACAATACCCAAATATATTCTTAAAAATAAAAAAGAAACCAAGCATAGTGGTATTGTGGAATTTGGTAATACTGTACTAAGGTCTAAACCCTATGTAATTTGGGGAGCATCTATAGGTCCGTTTGGCGAAAAACCAGAGGTACGAGACTATTACTTTAGGCACCTAAAGCAAGTTGATCAAATATTTTGTAGAGAAGAAACATCTTTTAACTATCTAAATAAAAACAACGTAAATGGTAACGTACAACTCTGTTCTGACCCAGCATTTTATATTAAAGATACGAGTAAGCAAAAGTATAAGAAGTCGAGTAACATTAGAATTGCTTTAAACCTTAGCCCATTATCAGTTTTTGAGCAAGTTGGAGAAAGTAATTCTTTTAAAGAACAAGTTATAGAAACAATTCAAGATTTATTGAGCATATCAAACACAGAGGTAGTTTTAGTGCCACATGTATTGAGTCCATTGTCTAATAAAGATAATGATTTAGACTACCTAAAGGATATATATGATAGCATCCCTAACAATATAGTCAAGTCTGTAAGTTTACTTGAAGGTGCAGAGGGCTTCTTAGGAACAAAAGAGTTTCTTAAGACATGTGACATTGTTATAGCTGCGAGAATGCATTGTGCAGTTAATGCGGTTTGTGAGGGAATACCAACAATATTTTTAGCGTACAGTCAAAAAGCGATAGGGATGGCTAACTATATTTATAATGATACTAAATGGGTAATTCATTTGATGGATATTAAGAAAGAATTAAAAAATAAAACTGTAGAAATGTTAACTAGCAAAGATGAAATTTCAAAGGACATCAAATCTAGAATTACAAAAATTAGAAGTGATGAATCTAGAATAATAGAGCTTTTTAGAAACATTAAATAA